The following proteins are encoded in a genomic region of Phaeodactylum tricornutum CCAP 1055/1 chromosome 1, whole genome shotgun sequence:
- a CDS encoding predicted protein has product MICKAASSYVHVLSALSVRAQTVPPPRHFWLTQTLRSHSEEGAGTMELASKETKGILILHRSGVKIKTSQKNKDHPPVLLLLSGFPDTADTWDRFAAPFESKYHVVKMAYPGMEVPITKWWGYSFPEVQDALLNVVQGYRDMGCENVYLVGHDWGAIASIMYANRYPSTITKLVLEDVGVVSLSEVTFSEAMVTLIYQWFLTFLFLLSRFFPGTWWFHFLVNHFPWATLGPDPSLRVQKNLTKVQPWQCHPYWQLVMFVLRARNLSVLRFPKDVAILFVYGKHKNCCFHGQRFLNKLDQIATCRQVGYDTGHWVHETEHERFAADVQAFLES; this is encoded by the exons ATGATCTGCAAAGCTGCTTCGTCGTACGTGCACGTATTGTCCGCGCTGAGCGTTCGCGCGCAGACAGTGCCTCCTCCCAGGCACTTCTGGCTAAC TCAAACGTTGCGTTCGCACTCAGAAGAAGGTGCTGGAACTATGGAACTGGCCAGTAAAGAGACGAAAGGGATATTGATCCTGCATCGGAG TGGTGTTAAAATCAAGACTTCACAGAAGAATAAGGATCACCCGCCGGTCCTTTTACTCTTGTCCGGATTCCCAGATACCGCCGACACCTGGGATAGATTCGCGGCTCCTTTCGAATCCAAGTACCATGTCGTCAAAATGGCATACCCGGGAATGGAGGTGCCCATCACCAAGTGGTGGGGATACTCGTTCCCAGAAGTTCAGGATGCCCTGCTGAATGTGGTGCAAGGATACCGCGACATGGGCTGCGAAAATGTCTACCTGGTGGGACATGACTGGGGAGCTATCGCGTCCATCATGTACGCCAACAGGTATCCTTCGACAATCACCAAGCTCGTTCTGGAAGATGTGGGAGTTGTCTCGTTGTCTGAAGTTACATTTTCCGAAGCGATGGTTACGCTGATCTATCAATGGTTCCTCACTTTTTTATTCCTACTGTCAAGATTTTTTCCGGGCACTTGGTGGTTTCATTTTTTGGTGAACCATTTTCCGTGGGCGACACTTGGACCTGATCCCAGCCTACGGGTACAAAAAAATCTCACCAAGGTACAACCGTGGCAGTGCCATCCCTATTGGCAGCTGGTGATGTTCGTACTTCGAGCAAGGAACTTATCCGTGCTGCGATTTCCTAAGGACGTGGCTATCCTCTTTGTGTATGGGAAACACAAGAATTGCTGTTTCCACGGTCAACGATTTCTAAACAAACTAGATCAGATCGCAACT